The following proteins are encoded in a genomic region of Sorangiineae bacterium MSr12523:
- a CDS encoding SDR family oxidoreductase produces the protein MIALVTGGAGFIGSHIVEHLVRSGHRARVYDNFSAGKRENLRHIPEDKLEIIEADVRDSPRLEYTMAGCDVVFHQAAIVSVPYSVDHPQETHDVNLQGTMNVLFAAKRQGVKRIVFAGSAAVYGEDPELPKRESMREDPISPYGVEKLASELYLRTYARLHGVESVTLRYFNVFGPRQDPKSAYSGVISVLVDRALRGDTPTLFGDGNQSRDFVFVRDVAQANLLAATVPGIGGRVYNVGRGQRTTLLELTAMLGRTVGRTITPEHQPPRAGDIRDSLADITRARTELGFDPKVSVEEGLRELVAYTRGG, from the coding sequence ATGATTGCGCTGGTCACCGGAGGCGCAGGTTTCATCGGATCACACATCGTCGAGCACCTCGTGCGGAGCGGACATCGCGCGCGCGTGTACGACAACTTCTCCGCGGGGAAGCGTGAAAATTTACGCCACATCCCCGAGGACAAATTGGAGATCATCGAGGCCGACGTTCGCGATTCGCCTCGACTCGAGTACACCATGGCCGGCTGCGACGTGGTCTTTCACCAAGCGGCCATCGTTTCGGTTCCTTATTCGGTCGACCATCCTCAAGAGACCCATGACGTGAACCTGCAAGGCACGATGAACGTGCTTTTCGCGGCCAAACGGCAAGGCGTCAAGCGCATCGTCTTCGCGGGATCGGCCGCCGTGTACGGCGAAGATCCGGAATTGCCCAAGCGCGAATCCATGCGCGAAGATCCGATATCGCCTTACGGCGTCGAAAAGCTCGCCAGCGAATTGTACCTTCGCACCTATGCGCGGCTGCACGGTGTGGAGTCGGTCACGCTTCGCTATTTCAATGTGTTCGGCCCGCGGCAAGATCCGAAGTCGGCCTACAGCGGCGTGATCAGCGTTTTGGTCGACCGGGCGCTGCGCGGGGATACGCCGACGCTGTTTGGCGATGGGAACCAATCGCGCGACTTCGTCTTCGTGCGCGACGTGGCCCAGGCCAACTTGCTCGCGGCGACGGTACCGGGTATCGGCGGGCGCGTGTACAACGTCGGTCGCGGGCAGCGCACCACCTTGCTCGAGCTTACGGCCATGCTCGGACGCACCGTCGGACGCACCATCACGCCGGAGCACCAGCCGCCCCGTGCGGGCGACATCCGCGATTCCTTGGCGGACATCACGCGCGCTCGCACGGAGTTGGGCTTCGATCCGAAGGTCAGCGTGGAAGAAGGCCTCAGGGAGCTGGTCGCGTACACGCGAGGCGGGTGA